The following are encoded together in the Anaerolineales bacterium genome:
- a CDS encoding NifU family protein yields MSDEVIHNHLTGVPEEERMQALVEVVSSYIEQYHGGWVRMVAFDGSVLKVEMGGACDGCPLSNATLRGWVEGTVRQFFPDIERVEAV; encoded by the coding sequence ATGTCGGACGAAGTTATTCACAATCACCTGACCGGCGTTCCGGAAGAGGAACGCATGCAGGCGTTGGTCGAAGTGGTCAGTTCCTACATCGAACAGTATCACGGTGGATGGGTTCGCATGGTCGCGTTCGACGGTTCCGTACTCAAAGTGGAAATGGGCGGCGCCTGCGACGGGTGTCCGTTATCCAACGCCACGCTGCGGGGTTGGGTGGAGGGAACGGTGCGGCAGTTCTTTCCCGATATCGAGCGCGTGGAGGCGGTATAA
- a CDS encoding Crp/Fnr family transcriptional regulator — translation MYPRWMESLPLFQGLTPSEMKLVIDRFENISFPAEHVVFCQGDPADKLFVVVSGRVAIRFKPDDGEVLDVAEVERNGVFGWSSVLGRKSYTSSAICLEDCEAVYVRGDVLRKLCETHAETGVIILERLAEVIAERLRSTHTQVVQLLHQGIHPPPET, via the coding sequence GTGTACCCACGTTGGATGGAATCGTTACCCCTGTTTCAGGGTCTGACGCCCAGCGAGATGAAGCTGGTGATCGATCGATTCGAGAACATCTCGTTTCCCGCCGAGCACGTCGTATTTTGTCAAGGTGATCCGGCCGATAAACTGTTTGTGGTGGTTTCCGGGCGCGTCGCCATTCGTTTCAAGCCGGACGACGGTGAGGTCCTCGACGTCGCCGAAGTCGAGCGCAACGGGGTGTTCGGCTGGTCCTCCGTTCTGGGTCGAAAATCCTACACGTCTTCGGCGATCTGCCTCGAAGACTGCGAGGCCGTCTATGTGCGTGGCGACGTGCTGCGGAAATTGTGCGAGACCCACGCAGAAACCGGTGTTATCATACTCGAAAGGTTGGCGGAAGTGATTGCCGAGCGCTTGCGCAGCACCCACACGCAGGTTGTCCAGCTTCTCCATCAAGGTATTCATCCCCCGCCGGAAACCTGA
- a CDS encoding cysteine desulfurase-like protein, whose protein sequence is MNPDLSACRTHFPALAKGAIYFDNPGGTQVPRQTIDRMLAYLIESNANHGGAFPTSRESDRIIAESRQAVAHFLNAGSPQEIIFGPNMTSLAFTLSRSLAGELTPQDEIIVTRLDHDANISPWTIIAQERGCKVHWLDFDVEDCTLRLDQFESLLNEHTKLVAVGYASNAVGTINPVRRITRQAHDAGALCFVDAVQYAPHGSIDVQDIDCDFLAVSAYKFFGPHIGVLYGKREHLERLKAYKVRPAPSAPPGRFETGTQNHEGIAGLLGALEYLGAIGEQSARDEGEAGDRALRFKQALRTIQSYELNLTRTLIETLSAVPGVKIWGITDEADLDRRVPTVSFTLNEHHPRAIATELGKSGIYVWDGNYYALAVTERLGLEEHGGMVRVGLVHYNTLEEIAALGKALNDIAAVS, encoded by the coding sequence ATGAATCCCGATCTATCTGCCTGCCGCACACACTTTCCGGCGCTGGCCAAAGGTGCGATCTATTTCGATAACCCGGGCGGAACGCAGGTCCCCCGGCAAACCATCGATCGCATGCTGGCGTATCTCATCGAGAGCAACGCCAATCACGGCGGCGCATTTCCCACCAGCCGGGAGTCCGATCGGATCATCGCCGAGTCCCGCCAGGCCGTGGCGCATTTTCTAAATGCCGGCAGTCCGCAGGAGATCATCTTCGGGCCGAACATGACCTCGCTCGCTTTCACACTCAGCCGCAGTCTGGCCGGGGAACTCACGCCGCAGGACGAGATTATCGTAACCCGCCTCGACCACGACGCCAACATCTCGCCGTGGACGATCATCGCCCAGGAGCGGGGCTGCAAGGTCCATTGGTTGGATTTCGACGTGGAGGACTGCACCCTGCGCCTCGATCAGTTCGAAAGTCTGCTCAACGAACACACGAAATTGGTCGCCGTGGGATACGCCTCCAATGCCGTGGGGACCATCAATCCCGTGCGCCGGATCACGCGCCAGGCGCACGATGCGGGGGCTTTGTGTTTCGTCGACGCCGTGCAGTACGCGCCGCACGGCTCGATTGACGTTCAAGACATCGATTGCGATTTCCTGGCCGTATCTGCGTATAAATTCTTTGGCCCGCACATTGGGGTGCTGTACGGGAAACGGGAACACCTGGAGCGCTTGAAAGCCTACAAGGTCCGTCCCGCGCCTTCTGCACCACCCGGCAGATTCGAGACGGGCACACAAAATCACGAAGGCATCGCAGGCCTTCTCGGCGCGCTCGAATATCTCGGCGCGATCGGAGAACAATCCGCCCGAGATGAAGGCGAAGCCGGCGATCGTGCCCTGCGTTTCAAGCAGGCGCTGCGGACCATCCAGTCCTATGAGCTGAACCTCACCCGCACGCTGATCGAAACGTTGTCCGCCGTCCCGGGTGTCAAGATATGGGGGATCACGGACGAGGCGGATCTCGATCGCCGCGTTCCCACCGTTTCATTCACGCTGAACGAGCATCATCCTCGGGCAATCGCCACTGAATTGGGCAAGTCGGGAATCTACGTCTGGGACGGGAATTACTACGCGCTGGCGGTGACGGAACGCCTCGGACTGGAGGAGCATGGCGGCATGGTGCGCGTCGGTTTGGTTCATTACAATACACTGGAGGAGATCGCCGCACTCGGAAAGGCCTTGAACGACATCGCAGCGGTTAGCTGA
- a CDS encoding molybdenum cofactor guanylyltransferase — protein sequence MITTAIQAGGSSSRMGRDKAFVELNGTPLIEHVIRRIANLGDEILIVTNRLQAYSHLGIRTVPDAVPEAGALVGLYSALYAAQGDTVLVVACDMPFLNRALLEHQLQLASRADVVVPLHQNLYEPLHAVYVRRACLPALEESLQAGEERVVSFYPRVRVLPVDEAVLDRLDPSGLSFFNVNTPQDLARAERLIADGAVTLE from the coding sequence ATGATCACGACGGCCATCCAAGCCGGCGGCTCGTCGAGCCGCATGGGGCGCGATAAGGCGTTTGTCGAGCTGAACGGCACGCCGCTCATCGAGCACGTGATCCGGCGCATCGCGAACCTCGGGGACGAGATTCTGATCGTGACCAATCGACTCCAGGCTTATTCCCACCTGGGGATCCGCACCGTGCCGGATGCAGTCCCGGAGGCCGGTGCGCTGGTAGGCCTGTACAGCGCCCTGTACGCCGCGCAGGGGGACACAGTCCTCGTGGTCGCCTGCGACATGCCCTTCTTGAACCGCGCCCTGCTCGAGCATCAACTTCAGCTTGCCTCCCGGGCGGACGTCGTCGTTCCCCTGCATCAAAATCTATACGAGCCGCTGCATGCGGTGTACGTACGCCGGGCGTGCCTCCCGGCGCTCGAAGAATCGCTGCAGGCAGGGGAGGAGCGTGTGGTGAGTTTTTATCCGCGAGTACGGGTTTTGCCGGTCGACGAGGCCGTACTGGATCGATTGGATCCGAGCGGACTATCCTTTTTCAACGTCAACACGCCCCAGGATCTGGCGCGGGCCGAGCGGCTCATCGCCGATGGCGCGGTAACGTTGGAGTAG
- the amrS gene encoding AmmeMemoRadiSam system radical SAM enzyme produces the protein MSLETKLDKLTREGELYERLPDEAVRCYACGHRCLIREGKRGICKVRFNRGGKLMVPWGYVGALQCDPTEKKPFYHFLPGSDTLTFGMLGCDFHCSFCQNWLSSQTLRDPASDRSVGFIRRVSAEEIVQHGLNMGASVVGSSYNEPLITSEWAVEIFKLAVEKGLKCVYVSNGNATPEVLEYLHPYLSGYKIDLKTMQDKQYRHLGGVLQHVLDTIQMAHDMGYWVEVVTLVIPGFNDSTDELMDAARYIASVSVDIPWHVTAFHKDYQMTNADNTSADTLIRAAEIGKEAGLHYVYAGNLPGRIDPYEDTICPQCGTHLIERLGYLILDYQITDDGRCPNCSTKIAGVWPESADRVRLSSRSDLFYRGPRRV, from the coding sequence ATGTCGTTGGAGACTAAACTCGACAAATTAACCAGAGAAGGGGAACTCTACGAGCGCCTGCCGGACGAGGCGGTGCGCTGCTACGCCTGCGGGCATCGCTGCCTGATTCGGGAAGGCAAACGGGGAATCTGCAAGGTGCGTTTCAACCGCGGCGGCAAGCTGATGGTCCCCTGGGGATACGTCGGCGCGCTGCAGTGCGACCCGACGGAAAAGAAACCTTTCTATCATTTCCTTCCCGGCTCCGATACGCTGACCTTCGGCATGCTGGGCTGCGATTTCCACTGCAGCTTCTGCCAGAACTGGCTCAGTTCCCAGACGCTGCGCGATCCCGCCTCGGATCGCTCGGTCGGATTTATCCGCCGCGTGTCGGCAGAAGAGATCGTACAGCACGGCTTGAACATGGGCGCCAGCGTCGTCGGTTCTTCCTACAACGAGCCGCTGATCACCTCGGAATGGGCAGTGGAAATCTTCAAGCTGGCCGTCGAAAAAGGCTTGAAATGCGTCTACGTTTCGAACGGAAACGCCACGCCCGAAGTACTCGAGTATCTGCACCCCTATCTGAGCGGCTACAAGATCGACCTTAAAACCATGCAGGACAAGCAGTATCGTCATCTGGGTGGCGTACTGCAGCACGTGCTCGACACGATCCAGATGGCGCACGACATGGGCTATTGGGTCGAGGTGGTCACACTGGTGATACCGGGTTTCAACGACAGCACCGATGAATTGATGGACGCGGCGCGCTACATCGCTTCCGTTTCCGTCGACATCCCCTGGCACGTGACGGCGTTTCACAAGGACTATCAAATGACCAACGCCGACAACACGTCCGCCGACACATTGATCCGCGCCGCCGAAATCGGGAAAGAGGCCGGGCTGCATTACGTCTACGCCGGAAACCTGCCCGGAAGGATCGATCCCTACGAGGACACGATATGCCCGCAGTGCGGCACACACCTTATCGAACGCCTGGGATACCTCATCCTGGACTACCAAATCACGGACGACGGCCGCTGCCCGAATTGCAGCACCAAGATCGCCGGCGTGTGGCCCGAATCGGCCGACAGGGTTCGCCTGAGTTCACGTTCCGACCTTTTCTATCGCGGACCTCGGCGCGTGTAA